Proteins encoded by one window of Geobacter sp. DSM 9736:
- a CDS encoding cation-translocating P-type ATPase yields the protein MKKTIWHQLSAAAALDELHSEQTGGLSRTEAQQRLGIYGTNELVEQGRRSPLKILWEQISATMVVVLLVAAGIAGLLGDIKNSVAILVIVVLFAAFGFIQDFRAEKAIAALRQMAVPTVRVLRDGVLLELSSRELVPGDIVQIEAGNLIPADMRLLDTSNLQIQESALTGESEPVSKVIDPLHEENPPLGDRRNMAYMGTVVTRGRATALVTSTGMQTELGKIAGLMQQKPPEQTPLQHRLDRLGKNLAVIGIAIAVLISALGLARGDTVHHMLLTAVSIAVAIIPEGLPAVVTITLALGAQRMLRRNALIRKLPAVETLGSVTVICTDKTGTLTQNRMTVTVLEAGGERLEISDEIDNGLTSEAITASPGSSLALLLLGGALCNDARIGESNGDERIIGDPTEGALIVAAARGGISTDLLSEFPRLAEVPFDSERKRMTTVHKASDGSKWMEALGSSTPWIAFTKGSVDGLLHISDTFLWEGTVTSLGEEQRKRIVSLNEQLAERGMRVLGVACLVLDSMPDTVDSVLESGLTFIGLFGMIDPPRDEVKDAVALTRSAGMRTIMITGDHPLTAAEIARQLGLPNHDKVVTGIDLEKILPEDLGQAASEAGVFARVSPEHKLRIVEALQRGGQIVSMTGDGVNDAPALRQANIGVAMGITGTDVAKEASDLVLLDDNFATIVAAVQEGRTIYDNIRKFVRFSVAGNIGKVLVMLLAPLADKPIPLLPLQLLWLNLLTDGLLGLGMGVEPPEKNIMRRQPHPPGEGVFTKGAWIRTAWIGGLIGGLSLTAGAWYYMHGDPRWQSLLFTSLAFAQVGQALAVRSGRDSLFTAGLLSNKLMLVMAVVVIILQMLVIYLPPLQAFFVTRHLGFREILIATGIGVIVFFAIEGEKIVRRKAAKDEA from the coding sequence ATGAAGAAAACAATCTGGCACCAGCTTTCCGCTGCAGCGGCACTTGACGAGTTACATTCCGAACAAACCGGCGGCCTCAGCCGAACCGAGGCACAGCAACGCCTGGGGATATATGGAACGAACGAACTTGTCGAACAAGGAAGAAGGAGTCCTCTAAAGATACTGTGGGAGCAAATTTCTGCTACGATGGTAGTGGTCCTACTGGTCGCGGCAGGCATAGCAGGCCTTCTGGGAGACATCAAAAATTCTGTCGCAATTCTTGTGATAGTAGTTCTCTTTGCGGCATTCGGATTCATCCAGGATTTTCGTGCCGAGAAGGCAATTGCCGCCCTCAGGCAGATGGCTGTTCCGACTGTGCGTGTGCTGAGGGACGGCGTACTGCTGGAGCTTTCTTCACGGGAACTCGTTCCCGGTGATATTGTCCAGATCGAAGCTGGCAACCTGATTCCTGCAGACATGCGGCTTCTTGATACATCAAACCTTCAGATTCAGGAGTCTGCGCTTACTGGAGAATCGGAACCGGTATCGAAAGTTATTGATCCCCTCCACGAAGAAAATCCTCCTCTCGGAGATCGACGCAACATGGCATATATGGGAACTGTGGTAACCCGTGGACGCGCCACCGCCCTCGTCACCTCCACAGGGATGCAGACCGAGCTCGGTAAGATTGCCGGGCTCATGCAGCAGAAACCACCTGAACAAACCCCACTCCAGCACCGCCTCGATCGTCTCGGTAAAAATTTAGCGGTAATAGGCATTGCCATAGCAGTGCTTATTTCCGCTCTCGGCCTCGCCCGGGGGGACACTGTTCATCACATGCTTCTTACCGCCGTTTCCATTGCGGTAGCGATCATCCCCGAGGGCCTTCCCGCTGTTGTGACTATCACCCTCGCCTTGGGAGCACAGCGGATGCTCCGGCGTAACGCCCTGATCCGCAAGCTGCCCGCAGTAGAGACCCTTGGCTCCGTTACCGTGATCTGCACCGACAAAACCGGAACCCTCACACAAAACAGGATGACCGTGACAGTGCTTGAAGCGGGTGGCGAACGCCTGGAAATCTCTGACGAGATAGATAATGGATTAACTTCGGAGGCGATCACGGCTTCTCCAGGCTCTTCCTTGGCGCTACTTCTCCTTGGAGGGGCCCTCTGTAACGACGCACGCATCGGAGAATCAAACGGGGACGAGAGGATCATAGGCGACCCGACGGAAGGGGCTCTCATAGTTGCTGCAGCGCGAGGCGGAATTTCTACCGACCTGCTCTCGGAGTTTCCCCGGCTAGCCGAAGTACCCTTCGACTCTGAGCGTAAAAGGATGACCACCGTCCACAAAGCATCCGATGGCTCCAAATGGATGGAGGCTCTTGGTTCTTCCACCCCATGGATCGCCTTTACAAAGGGAAGTGTTGACGGGCTGCTGCACATATCCGACACATTTCTTTGGGAGGGAACTGTAACTTCTCTGGGCGAAGAGCAACGGAAGCGTATAGTTTCCTTAAACGAGCAGCTCGCCGAGCGGGGGATGCGCGTTCTCGGGGTAGCCTGCCTCGTCCTGGACAGCATGCCTGACACCGTGGATTCAGTTCTTGAATCAGGACTCACCTTTATCGGCCTTTTCGGAATGATCGATCCTCCACGGGATGAAGTAAAGGACGCCGTGGCACTGACCCGGAGCGCCGGAATGCGCACGATCATGATAACGGGAGACCACCCTCTTACGGCTGCAGAGATAGCACGCCAGCTTGGCCTGCCGAACCACGACAAAGTCGTTACCGGCATCGACCTTGAGAAAATATTGCCTGAAGACCTCGGACAAGCAGCCTCTGAAGCCGGAGTTTTCGCCCGTGTATCACCGGAACACAAACTGCGCATCGTGGAAGCGCTTCAGCGAGGAGGGCAGATAGTCTCCATGACTGGTGACGGGGTGAACGACGCGCCGGCACTGCGCCAGGCAAACATCGGGGTGGCGATGGGGATCACCGGTACCGACGTCGCAAAAGAGGCCTCTGACCTGGTGCTCCTCGATGATAACTTTGCCACCATTGTGGCCGCCGTTCAGGAAGGACGAACCATATACGATAACATCCGGAAGTTCGTGCGCTTTTCAGTGGCGGGAAACATCGGAAAGGTCCTCGTTATGCTCCTCGCTCCGCTTGCAGACAAGCCAATTCCTCTTCTCCCCCTTCAGCTCCTCTGGCTTAACCTGCTGACTGATGGACTACTAGGTTTAGGAATGGGAGTTGAACCACCCGAAAAAAACATCATGCGCCGCCAACCACATCCTCCCGGCGAGGGCGTGTTCACCAAGGGTGCATGGATAAGAACCGCATGGATCGGCGGATTGATAGGCGGTCTTTCCCTTACGGCAGGGGCCTGGTACTATATGCACGGAGATCCCCGCTGGCAAAGCCTCCTCTTCACATCGCTGGCTTTTGCACAGGTAGGTCAGGCACTTGCAGTGCGCTCTGGTCGTGACTCCCTCTTCACTGCGGGTCTCCTCTCAAACAAGCTTATGCTCGTTATGGCCGTGGTCGTGATTATCCTCCAAATGCTAGTAATATACCTCCCCCCGCTTCAGGCGTTCTTCGTTACCCGCCACCTCGGCTTCCGAGAGATTCTTATCGCAACCGGCATCGGCGTCATCGTGTTTTTCGCTATCGAAGGGGAAAAGATAGTTCGGCGCAAAGCGGCAAAGGACGAAGCATGA